CGACAGTAAGATCACTTAAAAATGTCAAAAGCAATCTGCTTTTAACTAACAATTCCAGACACCTAAGAAAATAAATGAGGCGCAATCCTACCTTTCAATGAAGAGAGGTAATCATCACCATTCATTGATTGGTAcaatgtagtttaaaaattgtattcacGACTACGTAATGTATTccttcacaattttatttaacacCACAATATTTACCGTCCATCACAGCTAAAAAAGatttttacactgtttttttacAACTGATTCTGCTGAGGCCCGGGATCTGTCCAATTTTCTCCTCTTAACTTCGCATGATTTTATATCACATCGGAGTTCACGTTCTTCCTATAAACCCAAACACACCGTTCCATTCGATAAAATTCTGGTCGGAGTTCTTCCATACAAACATTTCGTGAGTATCGCCAAGCACTTAACGCAACTACATTCGATATTACTATAAGTGGAAAAACagtaccgattaaggaaggtaaACCAAAATGGCAAGAATCCTTAATAGAAGAATAAGCTGAACACCTATGCCATTTGCTGTTATTTTACTCTTACATACATAAACGGATATTTATCATCACAAGAAAGAATAGTAAACCATGAAATGACTCAGCTTATATCAGAGAAAACACAAcgaaattatatataatatatttgaattgagTAAGAATTGAATGAGTCAAGCGAAAGATTTGTGGAGTGTGcttcaaaatttacataaatgaatgctaaaacatttttattccacatgaaatttattttcgacATGTTTCAACTTGCAGGCGAGGGCATAGGGTGACCTATCGCGGAATTTTAAGTGGAATAAAAGTTTtcgcattcatttatttaaaaataaataaattaactccCAGTAAAAATTTTAACGAGGGTGTAGCTAAGAGAATCGAAGTGAAATTCAAATCTCGTACTAAAGCCTCTGAGTTAAATACAATGTAACTACAAAGAAATGCATGCATGGGAAATATGTTGCAAATCGTCAGAGGAAACGATGCCATGATAAGAACGAAGGAAAGCCATTTGATACCTATCACATCCGACAAGGCGCATGATTTCTCCCCCGGGgaaattacaaaaagaaattaCGCTATTCGACAGAGATAAAGTCGAGTGGAAAGCATACTTCTCAAAGAAATACCACACGAGCTTCTAAGAGAAACGACCAAACAGAAAAGTTTGCTTAAAAAGCTCACTCGAAGTTTCATGTATTTTCGTTGTTCGCGGAATTCCCTCAGATGATTTGGGTTTCCATAGGATCAATACCTAAGGTGATAAATAAGGCGCTATACTCTCTTTCAATGAAGACAGGTACGTAGAGAAACGTACGTTCGAAAAATATTCGAAACTGCATGCATGAAAGTAATCCATTGATTTTGAACTCGCGAAGGGTAAACGAAACGCACCGACCTCAAATTTAACCGTAGATAGATATttgaattcaattcaaaatacATAGATTGAAAAGCTTCTTCAGGTAAAGCTCATACTCTCCGTAAGGGAAGAGTGAGCGTTTACAAATCACACACGAAAGAGAAGCTCCGCAAACGTCATTCACTACGGAGGTGAATTCGTCTCGAACGCCTATAAGCATTTACACCGCATGCTCTAATGAATGCCCCATCACGATCGGCGTGAGAGCCTAAAATATCATTTGGCATTCGTTAAGCCTCTTCAGCGCCCTCATCTACATTCCACGGCATTCACTCAATCGGAGAGGAGGAAACTCACCAATCAGGAGGCACAGGCTTCCTCGCTCCATTCGATTAACAAGTAAGACAGAAGTTCCAAACGGGAATATTTACCTGAAAAGAGAGAGCTCAGAGTTAGATAAAATCAGAACATTGAACGAGACATCGATTTCAAATTTGAATGGGCTACATATACGACAAAATAATTCGGTTGGAACTATTACCACTAAGGAGACTAAATGGAAAATTGCGTTCCGCAACGTTTTGAGTCGCTAAGGAATGATTGACTGAGAAATGCCTCTTCTCAGTCTACCAGTATTGCTATGATTGGGAAGTTTCGCTTGGATCGCAGAGATTGGAGAACGCTGGGGCTTAAAAACGTTTGATACCATACTGAAAAGAGCAGACTAACTAATAAGACGTAATGAATAGACATAAAAAGCAAAATGCACTGACTACGTTTTAGGTGTATACATATTTAAACTTAACTGACGTGATATGGAGGAAGTATCGCGAATTCATATTGATAACGAGTGCTTTTCTGCAAACGCTAGAGAAATAAGAATTATCAGTATGGATAGCTCCTGGTATCAAACTTTGATGCTCTACTTTCAATTTGAATTTCTACGCGTAACaacaatgtataaaaaattgctacagtcggaatagaaaataatattaaatataatggcAACGCCAGTAAAATTGACAAATTATTGCCAGTTACTTGAGATGAACGCTATAAAAACTCAAAGTCAATGAAAGCAATTTTTGTAggcaactaaaaattaaaattttcgcatACCATTATGCTCAGAACAAGTTCTCCCAACTAGATTCTTCACCCCCAACACGCACGGATCTACCTATATCCATACTTATGGGATAATGTAATATAGCATCAGTTACGCAAAATATAAGGCAAAGTTTCAATGAGCATATAAATTCGGAATCGTCAAATTACTATAGATTAGGTTACATAGAAAAATGATATTGACGTAAACACTATGAAAAGCTGCATTTGCGCCAAGATAGAATTTAGAGTTACGCTGGTAACGCAGACGAAcgcatgtttttgtatatttaaaagATACGCACAGAGGTAGAGGATTAAAACTGAGGATAAAAATCTGAGTTCATGGAATTTATGTAACTATTTGCCATTCAATGTTATCGTTCGTTGAATGTTTGAATAGCATTTATCCTCATACTCATAGCATTTATCCTCTTTCGCACATTTCTCCTCATGCCGGAAGAGGAAAATTCACGAGTAAAATCATGCAAAAAATTGAGACAAAACACACTGAAAAAGATTAAATTACGGCCATACAAaagcatgtttaaaatttcattagtgGAACAGAAACATATTTCTTGGTACTCTGAAAATTGCGTTAGCTTCGACTTCGGTTTCGCTTAAAAATACAACaacggaaaatagaaaaaaaatggatcCTTAGAGGGTAAGTCTCTTCCGGCTAAGCAAGGAATTGAATCGAGTAATCTCTGCAAACTTCGAGCATAGCAGAGGAAATAAACTCCTCGTGAACAAAGTAATCTCATTCAATTCACGAAAGCGACGCTGCATCCACCGAGACCATGATAAAAAATCAAGCTATCCCGAAGGCATTTTGAAATCAGATTCCATCAGCGGGAATATAATGCGatgaataatgaatataaaataggTCTGCACTACACGAAAAGCGAACGAACTATAAAGAAACGAACAGATACGTTATTGACATTTTCTAAAATAAACGGAGCAACTACAAAAAAAACAATCATGTTCTGGAATCTAAACGACGGCTGAGAATACTTCGAAGGGAACTTAATTTTACAAAATCTTGGGTATTATTTGGAACTTGAAATTCTTTTGTGATTATACCAGAAGTTATTTTTAGAGCATTATAACActtcatcaataattattaaaataacaatgCACCAATGATTACTGCAGGGCAAACTagtttcattgcattaaaaactCGACCAACAGTTCGAAACTTTAAATTCCAATAGAGCCACATTTCCACACAAATAAAGCTTTGCGAGAAGCAAAAGCACGGGTTTTCCGGAATGCGAAATACATTCATAATTACGAAATATAAGGAATGCAATTTCTCAAAAAGTACCTCAATTTTCCATAGcaagcataatatttttcatcggTATAATTGCTTTGAGAGCCCCCAGTTTCCAATTTATGCTGAAATGTTTCCCAATAATCGACACGTATCAAAGTTCACGCACCTAACTAAATACAGAAGTAGTTACACATGGAATTTACATAGCAAATTGCGCAAATAAAACCTAGAACATTCTGTTTTGTGGAGATGACGAGACCTCAAAGttattttggacaaaaattcCAATGAATTCTACGACGATAAGGCATTGGAAATCGTTTATTGATCCCAGTTTTACGCCAAAACTGACAATATAATTCAAGACAAGGGGCAGAACTGAGTGAGTGAGCCTAGATAAAGATTGAAACCGAATGAACTGCCCATATCTCAAAGTCGTAGtctgaaaaaaatgacaagagaaaaatattaaacgtTAAACGAAAATATCTCACGAAACTTCACAATGGCAGGCCAAACTTGTATTAGAAGGTGATATATTTACTTTCAATCAATAACAAACACAGAAAGAGATACTAAAAAGTGCCATATATTGCCTGCCAATGTAAAGAAATACACTGTACACACTTGGCCAATTCTTTCTTGCCTATTCTATTCAGTTCTCCCGATACAAGTTCGATGCATTGTGGAAAGCAGACCAAGAGAGCGACACTGCAAGATATAATGACATTCTTATCATGGAATTGGTTTAATAAAGACATGATTTTTTTACTAGAActtagaaaatactttttttaacttAGAAGTAAAACTAACTACTTAGTAGTGTTTCATTTAACAAGATGGAGAATTGTTCATTCTGAGTAATGACATATATCGATTCATTACTAACATTTTATTTCCTAAGACTTCCTTTATCCTTCCTTTCCTTTGATAAAAAACGATTGTGCACCATTAACTACTCAAGTCAACAGGTTGCACACGTGAATACGAGGtcggttttttttcttcttccaaattccatgtttttgCTTCTTCGGCCAATACATCCCGAGTAACGTAATTTCTGCACCGAAGCATGTTTGGGAAGCCCTAAAAACACATAAGCACACCTTTTAGAGGGAAGCTTTAATGGTGACCTTCGATACCCTGTTCATTGAGACCTAGTTATGTTAATCAATCCCAATACACACTCTACGGAGAGTCGAAAGGGCCTAGTCTCACAGGAGAGAATATAAAAGCATAATTTGGCGCCATGGACAGAAAAGATATTGTACACTAGAAGTAATCCATCCTGAAATGACTTGTAGAGAATACGTCGTAGCTCAACTCCGTGAGGTAATAATTTACTGAtcaaatatgcatacatataatACTTTGCAAATGAAATGTCATTCCCCGATGAGCTACATAATCCTTTTCCACCGCAACAAAGAAATATTACCCTTAaatcttttatgaaaaaatgccGTCCAACAAAGACAATCACACCAAAATGCCTTCAACACCAAGTATAGCAAATATACCATTACGGAGCATAAAAGCTGACAGGTAGAGTATGCCTCAGGAATATGGCCAGTGCTGTCAAAAAATCAGTATGCAGTGAAATGAAGATTAAGGCTTGCTTTAATATCCGAATACACATACGGATATCGAACTTTTCAAAAAATTGAGGCATATTGGGAGCTTAGAAGACACATACTTCTTGGCCCTCCCTTCCATTAGAATACCCATGAATGCGATATTAGGAGACAACCCGAGTAAACAGGGCATAAAATGAGTTGATAGTAGTCATCGCAGCCATTCACTGACCTGTCCCGGTTTCAGCTTGGATTTTTTTCCATCGGAGTCGCCGCTGTCGGCTGGACGGGCGGTCTTGGAGGGAGCCTTCCCACCTTTCTCCACAGAACTATGAACCCTCTCTGAACTCGACCAGAATGTCCTGCCGTTCGGAACGGCGCAACACTCCACCAAGTCCAAATCGACGCCTTTTTTCTCCGCTTTGCCCTTTATCTTGCCCAACACCTTGCCAGAGCCGTCTACGATCCCGAAGCAACCTCCGTACACCGTCTTCAGCGAGGCGCCGCCGCCTTCTTTTTCCAAGACCAGGGGCGATTCCTTTTCCGCGCGGGGAGAAGTCTCAGATGGACTCGTCTTGGGCCTCACGCAGGGCGGCGTCGGCCCCATCATCGCCCGGAGACGGGCCTTGATGGCCGCGGACCGCGAAGGAGGGGCCTCGGCGACAGCAGCCGCCGCCACGGCCCTCGCCCAGAGGTCGCTCTGGCGCAGAAGAGCCGGGATGGGCCCGGGGGGCCTTCGAGAGAGAGACTGGCGGCCGACGCCGGTCCACCACCCGTCGCTATACTTCCTCCGGGGAGCGTCCTGGGAAGCAACGGGTAGGGCAGCCACCGGTACCGCCTGGACGTAGAGGTGCTGCTGTGCCAACCGCTGGCCCGGGTGGACCGAGATGTTGTCGAGGTCGACTTCTGAGGCCATCATCATTACACTCGTTTTGGGGGGCACGATATACGAACGATGACTAAACCACCTTCACCTCCCTTCGAGGGTATCAAACAAAGTTCATTGAACTTCCTCGGCTGATATGTCACCCGCTGTCACAGAATTCGAAAGAAGATAGTAAACCTGCAAACAGCCTACACTTTAGAAACCGGACAACGGACAAAGTTCATTGAACTTCTTCGGTGGATATGTCACCCGCTGGCACAGAATTCGAGAGAAGA
This genomic interval from Ischnura elegans chromosome 5, ioIscEleg1.1, whole genome shotgun sequence contains the following:
- the LOC124158516 gene encoding uncharacterized protein LOC124158516 isoform X1: MMMASEVDLDNISVHPGQRLAQQHLYVQAVPVAALPVASQDAPRRKYSDGWWTGVGRQSLSRRPPGPIPALLRQSDLWARAVAAAAVAEAPPSRSAAIKARLRAMMGPTPPCVRPKTSPSETSPRAEKESPLVLEKEGGGASLKTVYGGCFGIVDGSGKVLGKIKGKAEKKGVDLDLVECCAVPNGRTFWSSSERVHSSVEKGGKAPSKTARPADSGDSDGKKSKLKPGQVIAFICGLIVIILMIMALASTDWLMAAGWRQGLFIHCIGENAPTPLPFNQQAPPDCYQARDVAYIRAAAALCIITLITDVFATILTGLGLKSKDHRTKYKYYRVAVYIMVLSLISILIALVVYPVCFAAELNEGNRTVWEFGWAYGVGWGAAIFLFGGVVLLLCDKESEEIYYKERKIVHDTDSRA